Within the Leisingera thetidis genome, the region CGCGGATGCAGGAAAACCGGATCAAATTCATGCCCGCGGTGAACGAGGATCTGGGCGCCACCGCCGTTCTTGGCGCCCAGCAGGCCGTGCTGGACTCGCAGTGCGAGGTCGAGGGCGTGTTCTCCATGTGGTACGGCAAGGGGCCGGGCGTCGACCGCTCCGGCGATGCGCTGAAACATGGCAATGCCTATGGCTCTTCGGAAAAGGGCGGTGTGCTGGTGGTGGCCGGCGACGACCACGGCTGCGTCAGCTCCTCGATGCCGCATCAGTCGGATGTCGCCTTCATGTCCTGGTTCATGCCGGTGCTGAACCCGGCGGATGTGTCCGAATACCTGACCTTCGGCGAATACGGCTTTGCCCTGTCGCGCTACTCCGGCACCTGGGTCGGCTTCAAGGCGGTGTCGGAAACCGTGGAGAGCGCGCGCTCGGTCGAGCTGCGGCCGGACCGCAAGTTCATTTACCCGGAACTGCCGGAGTATCCAGGCGGGCTGCATATCCGCCGTGCCGACCTGCCCTCGCCCGAGATCGAAACCCGCATCCACGCCAAGCTGGACGCCGTGCGCGCCTTTGCCGAGGCCAACCCGATCGACAGGCGGATCTACGACATCAGGGAAGCACGGTTCGGCTTTGTCTCAACGGGCAAGGGGCATCTCGATCTGATGGAGGCGCTGCGCCTGCTGGGGCTGGACGAGGCCGCCTGCCGCCGCCTGGGTATCGACATCTACAAGGTCGGCATGGTCTGGCCGCTGGACCGCACCGATGCGCTGGAATTCGTGAAGGGCAAGCAGGAGGTGCTGGTCGTCGAGGAGAAGCGGGGCATCATCGAAAGCCAGTTCAAGGAAAACTTCTATGACTGGCCCGGCAGCAAGCCGGAGAAGATGGTGGGCAAATACGACAGCCAGGGGGAGCCGCTGATCCCCTGGACCGGTGAGCTGAGCCCGCTCCTTCTGGCGCCGATCGTGGCGGCGCGGCTGGACAAGTTCTTCCCCGAGGAAAACCTGCCGGCCAAAGCCGCCGCGCTGGTTGCCGAGCCGCCGAAAGTGCTGAACGTGCCCGGCGCCACCCGCACGCCCTATTTCTGCTCCGGCTGCCCGCACAATACCTCGACCAAGCTGCCGGAAGGGTCCAAGGCGTTTTCCGGCATCGGCTGCCATGTGATGGCCAGCTGGATGGACCGCGAAACCGCAGGCTATGCCCAGATGGGCGGCGAAGGGGTGCCCTGGACCGCGGCCTCGCAGTTCAATGGCAACAAGCACGTGTTCCAGAACCTCGGCGAAGGCACCTGGTATCACTCCGGCTCACTGGCGATCCGGCAGGCGGTCGCGGCGGGCACCAACATCACCTACAAGATCCTCTATAACGACGCGGTCGCGATGACCGGCGGCCAGCCGGTGGACGGGCCTATCTCCGTGCATGGCATCGCTCAGACCTGCCGCGCCGAAGGGGTCGAGCGGATCGCCCTGGTCTCTGACGACATCGGCAAGTTCAGCCGCGGCGGCTTCCCGGCGGGCACCACGTTCCATGACCGCAGCGCGCTGGACAGGGTGCAGCGGGAATTGCGGGAGATCCCCGGCGTCACCGTGCTGATCTACGAGCAGACCTGCGCCACCGAAAAGCGCCGCCGCCGCAAGCGCGGCAAGATGGAGGACCCCAAGCGCTTTGCCTTCATCAACGATCTGGTCTGCGAGGGTTGCGGCGACTGCTCGGTGGAGTCGAACTGCCTGAGCGTCGAGCCCAAGGAGACGCCGTTCGGACGCA harbors:
- a CDS encoding indolepyruvate ferredoxin oxidoreductase family protein; the encoded protein is MTKLSHDFRSYKLDDRYDMTRGRVFLTGTQALARIMLDQARRDREAELNTAGFVSGYRGSPLGGVDLEFWRAKARMQENRIKFMPAVNEDLGATAVLGAQQAVLDSQCEVEGVFSMWYGKGPGVDRSGDALKHGNAYGSSEKGGVLVVAGDDHGCVSSSMPHQSDVAFMSWFMPVLNPADVSEYLTFGEYGFALSRYSGTWVGFKAVSETVESARSVELRPDRKFIYPELPEYPGGLHIRRADLPSPEIETRIHAKLDAVRAFAEANPIDRRIYDIREARFGFVSTGKGHLDLMEALRLLGLDEAACRRLGIDIYKVGMVWPLDRTDALEFVKGKQEVLVVEEKRGIIESQFKENFYDWPGSKPEKMVGKYDSQGEPLIPWTGELSPLLLAPIVAARLDKFFPEENLPAKAAALVAEPPKVLNVPGATRTPYFCSGCPHNTSTKLPEGSKAFSGIGCHVMASWMDRETAGYAQMGGEGVPWTAASQFNGNKHVFQNLGEGTWYHSGSLAIRQAVAAGTNITYKILYNDAVAMTGGQPVDGPISVHGIAQTCRAEGVERIALVSDDIGKFSRGGFPAGTTFHDRSALDRVQRELREIPGVTVLIYEQTCATEKRRRRKRGKMEDPKRFAFINDLVCEGCGDCSVESNCLSVEPKETPFGRKRKINLSSCNKDFSCLNGFCPSFVTVEGATRRKKKTSGLDAAALTAKLPAPGLPSLAEPFDLLVTGVGGTGVVTVGALITMAAHLEGKGASVLDFTGFAQKFGTVLSYIRLSKTPDTLNQVRIDQGSADAVIGCDVVVSSAPKASAHYRAGTRVVLNRAEMPTGDLVLRRDADLMAGVRERTIAEAVGPQNLSGFNANEAAEKMLGDAVLANVMMLGFAWQKGLVPVSAGALDQAIKLNGVAIEKNRLAFAIGRAMAADPKLVAGHFEEKPEKTETLEALIERRATFLTGYQNMAYARRYTAALKRFRDALPGDEQEELTAAAARSLFKLMAYKDEYEVARLLTSDAFRHQLEEEFEGDFSVNYHLAPPLLNWKRDARGRPAKRAFGAWLRPAMNLLAKGKALRGSAFNIFGYHEEARLHRDLLIWFEAALDMIASRYTSDKRDNCLNVLKAPMDIRGYGPVRLEAARKIRTEADVLLRSL